The genomic window GTTCCTGACCACCCATGGAAATGCATAACCATGAATTTCATTGATGGGTTACCCAAGTCAAAGGGAGTTGAGGTGATTTTGGTGGTGGTCGATCATTTTACCAAGTACGCCCATTTCCTTCCTCTGAAACATCCGCATACATCACAGTCTATGGCAACTGTGCGTTGATACTATTGTTCGTCTTCATGGCGTGCCGGCCTCCATTGTCTCCGATCGTGATAAAGTTTTTACTAGCAGTTTCTGGAAGAAATTGTTCACGGAAATTGGCACTAAACTCTGTTACTCTACAACCTACCACCCACAAACGGATGGCCAATCGGAGCGTGTAAACCAACGCTTAGAGCAGTATCTCCGGTGTGTTGTTCATGACAGTCCAGCTCGATGGAAGCGCTGGTTACCAATGGCTGAATTTTGGTACAATTCCTCGTATCACACCTCACTCAGGAACACCCCGTTCAAGACTCTGTATGGTATGGATCTTAATTTTGGTACTATGCCAATTGATGTTGGTGATCTTCCTACATGTCTTGCGGAATTGGCAGCCGATCGTGAGGATTTTTTGGCTATGTTGCGTGAGAATTTACTGCGTGCTCAACAACGAATCAAGTCGCAAGCAGATAAACATCGTCAAGATCGAGAGTTTGCAGTGAGTGAGGAGGTTTTACTCAAGTTACAGCCCTATGCACAATCATCCTTGGTCAATCTTCCATGCCGCAAGTTAGGTCTCAAATATTTTGGGCAATTCAGAGTTACTGCACGGCTGGGTGTTGCTGCTTATCGTCTGGATTTGCCCGATACAAGTCCGATTCATCCTGTGTTTCACGTTTCGCAACTAAAACCCTTCACTGCCAACTACTGTGTAAGAAACCGGACAACTTTGAAGAATAGAAGCGTCTGAATCAATCTCTCCCTTGTGATGTGTTTCTCTCCCCTTTCTCTGCAATCTCTTTCTGTTCGTCCCTTTCTCTCTCAAATTCCTGTGAGATCCTCCTTGGGTCCTCAAAACCATGGACGGCTTCCTGTAGTCCTCTTCCAATGCATTGATGCTTAAATGAGGTGTTTAAGTTCATTAAAAATCTTAGCAACTAATCTTTCAATGATAGGTGTTTAGATTTTGTAGCTAAGTTTCTCTTATTTAATTGTTTAACACTCAAACTCTTTCATGCATTGGTTAGTAGCCATTCTGTGCTTTTAACAATGCGACTCTATTTTTGATAATGAATGAAATGCCATGGATGGCTTCCCTTAGAAAAGATAAGACACGGGCTTCGACAATGATGCATACCATTTagacaaaaaaccaaaaaaaaaagcgTCGACAGCAGGATTCGAACCTGCGCAGGCAAAGCCCAACAGATTTCGAGTCTGTCTCCTTAACCACTCGGACATATCGACTACTTTGTCTCTTTCATTTCTCTTTCCTTAATAACTTAGACGATTACAACTAGTGAAAACCTAATTTTTTTTCCCACTTAAATTCGGCCTTCGTCCCCCCCTCGTTTGTCTAGAAAACCTCCGCGACAGctgacctgcgccgccgccgccatggacgccgccACCGGAAGGTAAGAAATCCTTTGCGGCAATCCTCATATTCCAGCGTACGACCTGGACCACCCTCATGCCGTTCCCCACCTTGTCCACGCAGCCGCCTCCGCGCCTTCGAGAGCTGGATGCGGGAGCACGGCGTCGTCTGCAGCGACGCGCTCCGCCTCGACGCCAGCGAGGCCGGCGGCGTCTACGTGCGCGCGCTCGCCGCGCTCCGGGAGGGCGACGTCGTTGCCACCATCCCGCGCCGCGCGTGCCTGACGCCGCGCACGTCCGGGGCCGCGGCGGCCATCAAGGACGCGCAGCTCGGTGGCACGCTCGCTCTCGCCGTCGCCGTCATGTACGAGCGCGCGCGGGGCGCCGATTCTCCGTGGTACGACTACCTCCGCCTGATCCCGGACTGCGAGCCCGTGCCGCTCGTCTGGCCCGAGGACGAGGCCGCGCGCCTTCTCGCCGGCACCGAGCTCGATAAGGTGAAACCTTCTCCTGTAGTAAGTCGCGGTGCTTATGTATCTAGCCTGTGATTGATGTTGCAATGCAGTAAATTCTGTGAATTTTGCGTTTAGGGAGTGGATTCCTCTATGATATAGGAGTACTATCTTGCACTAGTTTGGTTGGTTTGAGTTGCCTGAAACTGTGGCTTTGTTTGCTCAAATTATTTGTACCGTGAGCTAATTGGACAGTGTTTAATGATGTATTCCACCATACTGTGAAATCTTACCAACCAAATTTATCATACCATGTTTCATATCGATCTTGTCCAAGCATAGAGATTTCTCTAAAAACGGCAAATTTCTAGGCAGACAGTGAAGCAAGACAGGGAATTCCTTTGTGAGGATTGGAAAGAATGTATCGAGCCACTCATTTCTTCTGGAGAATTGGGGGTCAAGCCAGATGATCTTAGCCTGGAGAAATATTTTGCGGCTAAAAGTCTTCTTTCATCAAGGTCCTTCCGTATAGATAAATATCATGGTTCTGGAATGGTTCCCCTGGCTGACCTGTAAGCTACAATCTACCTATGTAATTTATTCATTTTACCTGCTAATGTTGCAAATGCTGCATTAGTTACATAGTAGTGGTGTGAATATTAACATGGATATGTGCCCTTCACTGTATTTGCTTCAGTTTTAATCACAAGACTGATGGCGAACATGTTCACTTCACTAAGTCAGACGCCTCAGACTCtgatgaggaagaagatggtgATAATCAAAGCAATACAGACTCAGATGAAGAAGGTGACGATGATCAAAACAATGTAGAAttagttgaagaagaagatggcgaTGATCAAAGCAATGCTTCTGCTGATGAACAGTCAACTGTTGAAAATTCCACCGCCAATCCTTCAGGTTATTTTCATTGACATGCACATTATAACTTGTAAAAACTTGTAATTGATTGATGAAGAATTTTGCTAATGATTATTTTTGTACTTAGGTGAAGGATATAACGATGAAGATTTGGAAATGATTATTGTGAGAGAAGCCAATCCAGGGGATGAGGTAGTGCACAGCTGCTAACTTGCCATTGATTTTGCGGTCAAGTGATTGATTTATTTTGTTGTTTTGGGTCTCCATTAGGTTCGTGTATCAATGCAATCACTGTTCTCTGTTGCAATGGAACAATACCATACTAATAATGCAacttcttttcttctctctttGGACTCTAGGTTTATAATACATATGGTACCATGGGAAATGCTGCTTTGCTTCATCGGTATGGTTTTACAGAACTCGACAACCCATACGACATTGTCAACATCGACTTGACACTGGTTACTAAGTGGTGCTCGTCCAAGTACTCCCATCGATATGCAAAAGCAAGGGTATCACTATGGCATAAGCTGGGCTATTCAGGCTGCACCAGCGAAGATGCCGAGTACTTTGAGATCTCATACGATGGAGAGCCCCAGCTTGAATTTGTGATCCTCCTTTACATTATCTTCTTGGAGCCTGAAGTTTATGACAAGTTGGTCTGCATAGCTGAGGATCTGGTTGGCGATGATGACCAGGACGATGAGCAGGATACCATTGACAGTTTTGCTAAGGTTGTCAAAGTAACAAGACCCGCCAAAAACGGGGTCGAAAAACTGCCTGATGTGAAGAAGCTACTGCAGAGTGAGAGCATTGGCTCTGCACTTGCATCCATTGCTGACACCCGGGAGAGCCTCTATGGTTCCAGCACTCTAAAAGATGACGAGGAGAAGCTCAGAACATGCTCTCCCGTCGGTGAAAGGAACCTTTACCATTCCCTGGTGCTGCGGGTGAGCGAGAGGAAGATACTTGGCAGATTGAGGAAACATGCGTCTAGTTGGTTTAAGACCAAGAAGAGGAAGCATATCTAGTGTTCAAATTTTCTGGTCAGCAAGCAGCTGTAACTCTTTTGCCTTGTGAAATGGGTGGATATGTTAGATTCTGAAATGATAGGGCCAGTTGAATTTACATCTGGCATTTGTTACTCTTCCTGTAATGGTGTGACTTAGCTCATTTTCATTTCTCCCCTTCTGAAGTTCAGATCATTTGAAGATGCACCCTCGGAGTTTAAGTAGTTGAGACATGCCAGTTTGTGATGCTATGATTACCTTCATTTAAGCGTATGTTCATTCGATTCTTTTTAGTGGCTTTGTTATGTTATTGCTTACACAAACTCACGAGTCCGAGAACATGACCAGCGAACCAGACAGTGGCTACTACAAAGGCCACCACAACATACTTTGGACAGGCCCATCCATTAATAAataagacaagaagaagaagaataagagttTGTTTTGCACGCAACTATACAATTATAAAAAGGTGTTACCCTCCCAGCATCAGTTAACCCAATTTTTTCACGCCCGCAGTAACCAAAGCCTAGCTTGGCTCTTAATAGCCCCTAAAATAATTGGCGGCGGTATTGATTTGTGATGGAAGATACGAGCATTCCTCTTATTTCCAATAGTCCAACAAATGTTTTGCTTCCCTCCGGTGTTGCCGCCGGTCCACCTTGTCTCGGGTGGCCCTAGAGCCATAGAGGCATGGTGGATCCCGGCCTTCACTGGGGGAGGGACCTTGCTCCATTTTTAGGTGTTTTTATGAGTTCGTTTAAGGTTTTGTGTCCCAGTCAAGAAGATGAGGCGATGACGGCTCCCTGGATatgaaataaggttctccccgcctagccccagtttcggtgatgcgtctagcatcgtcgaAGGGCGCGTGGAGGTGTGTTCGCGGTAGATCTCGCAATATTCGTCGGTGCTGGTCTCCGGTGGATCTGCTTGGATCCATTCTTTGTTCGTGCGTCAACATGTAGGATACATTTGATCTATACTTCTCTTCATTGGCGGCGGTTGCTTTTCTGGCGCGCTTGCGACGATGAATCCCGACTATCCACTACAACAAGTTCGTCCTGGCTTAAGTGAGGGGAGGAGCGATGACGGCGGCACGCTTTCGGCTTGCTCCAGTGCTtttagtcgtcgctagatggtctaaagacatggatgtaaattttgttatttttgtgttttttagagcatctacaaccaccgTCACCCAATTTGACCCTCTATACGCCTGCAGACCTAATTTATCGCGTTCCACATCCACATCCCTCATATGTCATATCCCAAAACCATAAAAAAAACATGCAAATGTTGTTCCTGCGTAGATCAACATAGAACATAGCAATCTGGCATAGATAAACATAGTCTGATACGAAAGTGCCACCCTAGTTCATCACTTATAACACTACTAAAAGGCAACTAAAACCGGGAAGGGGAGATTTCACCACATCCTCCATGACGAATGCTTCCCCTTGGGGGTCTAGGTGGATGGACACGGCGTAGGCGTCGGCGGCTCCGGgcgcgtcgttgtcgtcgtcgcagCCCGAAGCAGAGGAGGACAAGATGATGATGCCTCCCATGCGTTGGGCAGCACAGTTCTGCTCCTCCTGAAGTCGTGTGGCTCTCTCCGCCGTCATCGCCCGTTGCACCACCAACCGCTCTGACTCCTCCAGTGGCACGCGAAGCGCCTTCTGGCAACGATGGCGGGCGTCTGTCTCcgaccctgttcaagaattcatccgattaaccagttaacttgccgattaatccctactcatagggtcatcGAGTAGCCTATAAACccataaatcgtccgattaattgattaaatggccgattaacttgccgattagccgattaatcccctactcactagCCAACCGAGcaactaccagttaacgatttcctcaacaatagTCTTCGTGGAAGTGTACAAGCGGCGGATGCCGGTGCAGAgggcctcctcgtcgtcgctggtAGCCCCCTCCGCCACCTGCTTCTTTGCAAGGTGGTACGCATGGCCAACAGACTCCGCTATGGTTCAGCCGACAACATCACCTAGCGAACCCCGGAGGGTCAGGTGCGGGTGGTGCTGGGTGGCGCTTGGCAGGGGCCGACAGGGACCGCGTCGGTCAACCGCGAGCCGTGGAGCTGCAACTTCCCACTTGTCCCGCCGCCGACGCCCTGGTCCAGCCGCGACCAACAGAGGGCAATGCGGAGCGCTAGCTCCTCCTTGTCAGGCTCCGACAAGCCATCAGAATCCGCAGCGGCCTTCAGCCAGTCCATAGGTCAGATTCATCGTCAGACATGGCGGGCGGGGAGACGAAGTGAATTTGGAGAGAAGCGGATAGGTCAATTGAGTATGGACTGAGTTTGATTAGGGTTTGCTTGTCGGTCGTCTGATATTTGTGGGGGCTGGAGTGGGGTCGTCGTGACACGCCTGGGCCGcccatatttgggttggatatgaggggtACTGGTCAGCCCGGATGTTTGAGGGTGGTTTGAGGCGCCCGACTGGATCTGTTTTTtctgaccggtcagtgaccggatCGTCCTCCCGGTCGTTTGAGGTggctggctgtagatgctcttatattgccatagcatcatgaatagattgaAAGTCTTTCTAAAAAAAGGTAGTCCAACAAATGAGCATGGAAAAGATGCCACCGCCTTTCTATTTGAAATGTTTTTGCTGCACCACCAATCTTTACGCGAGCGATGCGCATCCACGTCGAAGTGTCAATGGCATGGAGGCCAAACCAATCCACTCACTTGATACAGACTACAGAGGGCGGAAGAAATAACATCCACGTCCGACGTGGCAACGCGGAACACGAGCATGACTAAAAAAGAGGCGAACAACTGCGAGCTCGCGGCCTGTATATTAAGAATTTAACAGCATCTTCAACAGGCGCGCAACACACGACACGCTAAAATCTAGTTTGCAGCGCGAACATCAGGTTTGACATGGCGTGGAGCgttggctccagcagccgcgctaaaatacagcgcgcgcagctccagcagtgcactaaaatgcagcgcgcgcgagcAGCCGGCATCTACAATTGTTTCATTTTACACAACACATTCAtcacacaaaacaaagacatggcatatAATTTTTAAATCACAAACATCATTCACAACCAAGTTTAAATGAATAGCtcaatttattacaactcatcAAATAAATAGTATTTTGAgaaatacaacaaatagttcaacaatacaacatcaaacaCACAAATCATGATGATCTTCGGCGGCCATTCCAAGtccaccactcctcaatgagatccttcttGAGTTCATTATGCGCTGCCggacgtcgaatggcatgataggaggcaacaaaacgggccaccctttcagccctcctccgcactcgcacgggatgtcccaagagctcatattAACAGTAGTCTATATCTTGGCCacactcattctcgatgatcatgttgtgcatgatcacacaagcatgcattatgtaccaaagcatcttctgatcccaaaatctagtcggtcctctcacaatagcaaattgggcttgcaaaatcccaaaagctctctccacatcttttttAGCCACCGCGTGAGCATTTTGGAAATCAAGATATTTCTTACCTTTTGGTTTTTTCAATGACTTCACCAAGGttgccactttgggtagatgccatccgcaagatagtagccatGGTTGTATGTATGACCATtagctacaaactgcaccggtggcagtTCACCATTTGCAACCTTACTTATCAGTGGTGACCGATTGACAACGTTGATGTCATTCAAACATCCATGATTCcaaaaaaagcatgccaaatccaagtctcgtgatcggccaccgcttcaaggattatagtggaaccctttttttgtcCGTGGAATTGTCCATGTCGTGCCTTTATACAATtgttccaactccaatgcatgcaatctattgagccaagcatacctgggaacccgtgaactttgttcatctccaatagccttgAGACATCTTCAACATTGGAAGTTCTCAAGTACTCCGGGCCAAACACTTACACAATTCCtactgcgaagcgcttgacacacatgatggcttggttctcacccatggccaagtggtcatcaactagatcagccggaataccgtatgccaacatacgcaaagcggctgtcaccttctgaaaggtgctatgcccgagctctccggcggcatccCTCCTCTGCGGAAAAAACcgatcatggctcgctagtttctctgcaatgcgcctgaacaactcggtgctcatcctaaaccggtgACAAAAGTACGACTCGGGGTATTTGGGATTCTCCacaaaatagtgcctcatcaatctgttgtgggcatcaatcctatccctccaaattttctgccgacccataaccgaaccaccctGCTTCGGTTTTctattgatgtgcatagctaggatcattgcaagatcctcctcctcttccatatcaaattcttcttcagaaGAGTCATAGCCCGAACTCATCTAAAATGTTCAAAACTAGGCTAtaaacaacatgcaccaaatttcATGCAAAAATGTGGAagttggaaacaatacataccttGCGGGCCTTTTGTTGAACACCCTGCGCCGCCGAAGCGGCGATGGGCGGCCGGGCGCTGTTCATTGGAGACTGCCGCGCGCGACGTGCGGCGCTGACTAGAGAGAGAGGGACGAATCCGCGGCCGCGCGGGAAGAGACCGGGGAAGCGCCGGAACAATTGCTGAAAAAATGGGGTGGCGCGGGGCGAAGGGGGCAGCGCGGCTGGATGGGTAGGTGGAGTTGCGAGTGAGGGCTCGAGATTCCAGCGCGCGGGAGTGGACGCAGCAAATAAGTGGCACGCCGTGGCATTTTCGCCCGTGCGCTGAATTACATATGCCGTGCGCACGATTTTTGCGCGTTCGCTGGAGCGCCGGGAACGGTAGCACACGTGCTAAAACCACTactttttttgcacgacgtgtttatagcgcgcctgttggagatgctctaagcgatCAAAGTCACTGCTGGTGACCGGGCAGAGCCGAAGCCGCCGGGCCCGGAGGAGCGACATCGCCCGCCGACAGCCATGGACACCTTCTTCTTGTCGCACGGCTCGCCCTTGCTGTCCATCGACGAGACGATCCCGGCGCAGAGCTTCTtcaagtcgtggctgccagcggccGTCGTGGTCCCGGAGCTGCGGCGCTCCATCCTGGTGGTGTCGGCGCACTGGGAGACGGACGCCCCGGACATCCGCGTCATCCGCAGCAACAACGACACCATCTACGACTGGCTGAAGAGTGGTAGCCCTTTGTGTCGTTTGTCATGGTAGCCGAGAGTgtaggtggtggagccgtggtcgaggtaaccgtgcgaagaatgtcgtggtcgatcTCGAGTCGGGGTaaccggtgtcgaggaagtcgtcgtggagccgcgggcgcaaaaAGGCACCGAGTTAGTCTGGGcgtagtggtgtcgaagtagtggtgcacgGAAAGGAAATGTTGTTGACAACGCGTCGctgcgggtttgccaagcccggggacacatcgtagacgaaggcacacaccggtgttgccagcatcgggcatgcgtagatggacgaagacgaagttgacgaagcgtcgCACTAGGCTTGctaggcccggggacacgtcatggacgaaggcacgcggcggtgttgccagcaccgggcatgcggagACTAGGACCTACacgagttgtacgccatgtcgaagaagtcggagagaccagcagagaagaactcgacgacgattgcggTGTCCATCGGTGCGGGGCCGATGTCGCTAAccgtggtcggagtagacgaagtggtcgaggTAGATGATGGCGACGCTGGcaacgggctggtgctggacgaagatgaaGGGAGTTGGACGGGCGGCGGCTACGAGGGTAACagtggcggcggccgaagaagagcgaTGGCTGCGGCCTGACGGCGGTAGCGGCAGCTAtgttaggagcgcggcggcgatgctcgaagGAGGCGAAGAACTCAATATCATGACGAAGACCGACGCGGacagtggcgttcccgcgccaaggaagGCGGCACGACGCATACCACGTGAGGTCAACGCGCAGGGACGatggagtggaccgcgggccgcagcGCTACGGCCTGAAGGGGTGACGCAGCgacggcgggcaggtcggggcgacggcgggaagacctcggggcggtggTAGGGACTGCGGCTGCGGCACGACAGTccgaaggggcggcgcggcgaaggAGTGCGGGTTCGTGCAACCGCAGGGGCGGCCTCGAGACGGCAGCGTGgatcgcgtgccacgctcgctacggccccacagggcgacgcagcggcggcgtgagggtcggtgcagccacggggatgacccggagcggacggcctcggggcggcggtggaccgcgggccgcagcactacggcccaaaggggcgacgcagcggtgacgcgggcCGGTGCAaccgggagaagaaccacggggcggcggcactGTGGCCTAATGGTGCGACacagcggcagcccgttgctcaaCCAGTAGAGGGGTGCGCTGAACTCGGGACAGTCTTCACGGGGCTTACAGAGGCGCGCGCAACCGACATGCCAGGTCAGTCgcacggcgtagatgaggcggatcgcggcggcgggcgacgccgctcggtggagacgGAGTggtggcggagtccgagatgaagccgatGATGACGGACGGCGTGGGACGACGTGCGAACGAGCGTGTAAGCACTGGCACCCGGGCCACCAAAGCACCgccggcgcccgggcagcgaggcccgagtgACCAACGGAGCAGCAGTGCCCGAGCTCAAGGCAGCCGATGGCCCTGACGCAGCCGGCCCGACGTAGCCGAGGACGAGGCCAGCGAGGTAGACCGATGGGCCGCCGTGCAGACGCGACGGAGGCGGGTGGCGTGGATCGATTGGCGGGCCGACGTGCGagcggcggctatgattggccgccacaTGGCGTGAGGCCGCCGAGTGTAGGTGATGCAGGTGTCCCAATCGGAGCACGATggtgacggccggcgcagggcgacgggcgggccggcgcgcggacgacggccttgagggctgcctgtcgcgcgaggccgccgggtcggtgaagtaGCCGGTCGGTCGTCccggtgtcggagtagaggcgcgggGTGTCGACGtaggcggcgggcgacgcaaaccgatcaagcatagatcggaaaaccaaaaagaagaaAACGCCGATtaaaacgaccggcgagagagcAAAAAAATCTGGAGCAAGGGCTTGGGAAAAAGACTCTCTTGTGCAGCCGGCCAACACGGTCGGCAGACGAACTCTAGGTACGGGAGGCGCGGCGCCCGgcagcggtcatggaggccgatcgCCCCAGGGGCGGCGTGCGGGTGCGGaaacggcggcggctagggtttagaacccggagattgataccatgttagaagggagataggaatttggtggaatagttcgttgttttgcttgagcctcgtgggcatatatatatatatatatatatatatatatatatatatatatatatatatatatatgtgtgtgtgtgtgtgtgtacaattatctacttggagtacaagacaagacagaacaaatcctaatctatctcatctttcctaataaacattatactcagcAAACGAATATACTGTTTAACCATCCAGCTAAAGTATCCTGCGCCCGGAGCTCCTAATCTGGCCAAGAGAACCAAAGAGCTAGTGGAGTAGGCTGGGTTCAGGCCGGTGAGAGAGGACCACAGCCGCGGGCTCGACCATGGCGCATGGGTGCCCTTGATGTTCAATGTTCATGTACCCGAAGGCTGACATCCCGGTGTGCCAGCTCTCCGTGCAGACCCATCGCAACGGCACCTACCACTACAACCCGGGCAAGGTGCTGGCTC from Triticum aestivum cultivar Chinese Spring chromosome 3B, IWGSC CS RefSeq v2.1, whole genome shotgun sequence includes these protein-coding regions:
- the LOC123071834 gene encoding ribosomal lysine N-methyltransferase 3, which gives rise to MDAATGSRLRAFESWMREHGVVCSDALRLDASEAGGVYVRALAALREGDVVATIPRRACLTPRTSGAAAAIKDAQLGGTLALAVAVMYERARGADSPWYDYLRLIPDCEPVPLVWPEDEAARLLAGTELDKTVKQDREFLCEDWKECIEPLISSGELGVKPDDLSLEKYFAAKSLLSSRSFRIDKYHGSGMVPLADLFNHKTDGEHVHFTKSDASDSDEEEDGDNQSNTDSDEEGDDDQNNVELVEEEDGDDQSNASADEQSTVENSTANPSGEGYNDEDLEMIIVREANPGDEVYNTYGTMGNAALLHRYGFTELDNPYDIVNIDLTLVTKWCSSKYSHRYAKARVSLWHKLGYSGCTSEDAEYFEISYDGEPQLEFVILLYIIFLEPEVYDKLVCIAEDLVGDDDQDDEQDTIDSFAKVVKVTRPAKNGVEKLPDVKKLLQSESIGSALASIADTRESLYGSSTLKDDEEKLRTCSPVGERNLYHSLVLRVSERKILGRLRKHASSWFKTKKRKHI